Part of the Scrofimicrobium sp. R131 genome is shown below.
TGCAAAGTGATCCTGTTTCAGCTTGATCCGACCGGGATACCACTGCATAGTAATGAGTGTCAGCTCGGAGCAAAAGCAACACCCAAAGCAGCGCAAGCTTAGATCAGCAGAACTTGAGTTTTGCTTTCAGCGCTATCCCAGTTCTGCCTGCACTATGGCAGCTACTGCGGGACAAGGACGGTAGCTAAGAAGGAACGCGGGGATTGAAAATGAACGAACCATCTTCAATCCCCGCCACTCAAGCCTACTCCGGGCTCCAGCACCGAGAAAGGGAAGAAACAATGAAACGAGACCTGATGGGGGTCGCGGTCATGCTGGCAACCACCGCAGCCCTCCTGCTACTAACCGACAGAGGCACAGGCTGGAAGCCAGTAGCCGCCTGGTCACTATGCGCGGTGGGCTGGGCACTCACCGCCTGGAACGTACTGGTCCAACAGGGCAGCAGAAAATGAGCGTGCACTACCTGGCACTGCGGGACGTAGCAGAGCGGATCGGAATCACCGAGGGAACCGCGCGCGGCTACTCCGGCCGGGGCATCCTCCCAGAACCAGACGCGCTCACCGGCTCAGGCCCAAGAGCCGTGCGCGGATGGCTACCCGAGACAATCGACACCTGGCAAGCCCAACGCCCCGGACGCGGAGCCCGCACCGACCGAGCACAGCCCTAACACACAAATGTCCCCCCGCCCAAGCCCGGGTGGGGGGACACGTATGCAGAGGCAAAGCCTAGAGCCTAGGGAAATCCGTTGCTCGGGTCGGCATACCAGGTGAACGAGGAACCAATAACCAGGAGTCGCAACCGCAGACCTAGGCGGCGACGCTGCCCGGCAGTGGAATCTGGGGCAGCTCTACCCGGCCCACCGATTAGCGTTCACCGTTCTTGACGCCTCCGCCTACGCCCTTGTCGCGGCATTGTCGGGCACGCTGATTAACCGTGGGTACACCAAGAATCCTCCGGTCTGTCTCAAGGTGGAACACGCGGTCGTTTCTGGCGATCCTTCCAGTCTTCCGCGGTGGTCAGGATCGTAGGGGTCAATCCGGTGTTGCTGCAACCACCTTCTAGGGTCGGCATCTTCATAATCCTTTGGTCCTGGGTTCGAGTCCCAGCGGGGGTACCAACATCCCCGGGCGGGACTGCGGCTGGGCCCCAGCTACCTGCTCTCCGGACCGAAACCGGTGCCCCCATCACGCCGCAACGAGCTCCCTTGCGCTGCCAGAATCCGACCTGGACCTGCGGTTTGTCCCTGATTTCAGTGCGACTCAGCCATTCATCAATTCACCTATGACAGATTTAACACGCAAAATGCGGGAATTAATCCAAGTGCCTGACAGGGCCTTTAGTCCTTGTTAGCCTAGAAATGCACAGTCGTGCCAAGGACCCAACGTCGAGCCCTGCTCCAAACAAAGGAACCACGATGCGCAACATCCCAAAAATGGAAGAATCTGAACCAGCCGAACTCTATACTCTCGAAGAACCGGTCGCCGAATCCACTGAAATCAACCAACAATCGCCCGGCGAACGGGCCCCCGCTGACACCCCAACCGTCAACCTGCGCCGCTGGGGAGGTTTGGCCGGCGGTCTGATCCTCGCCATCGCCATGTACCTGGTCCTACCTGACTCTTTGGCCCAGCCCGGCAAAGTCACCGCCGCCATCGCGGTTTTGATGGGGATTTGGTGGATGACGGAGGCCCTGCCCATTCCGGCCACCGCCCTGGTCCCCCTGGTGGCTTTCCCGGTCTTTGCCGACGTTCCCATCAAAGATGTCGGGGCCTCCTATGGCAATGACGTCATCTTTTTGTTCATGGGCGGCTTCATGCTGGCTCTGGCCATGCAGCGATGGAACCTGCACCGGCGGATCGCGCTGCTCACCCTCAAGGTGATGGGTCCGCGGCCAGGAGCCATGATCGGTGGCTTCATGATCGCCACCGGCTTCCTCAGCATGTGGGTGTCCAACACCGCCACCGCCGTGATGATGCTGCCCATCGGCATGTCCGTGCTGCTGCTGGTGGCCAAGGTCATGCCGGGGGTGGGACACTCAACCGTGACCGAGACGGGCGAAACCGTCCTTAAATCGAAATTCGCGACTGCACTGATGCTGGGAATTGCTTACTCCGCGTCAATCGGGTCGCTCGGTACCATTATCGGCACCCCTCCGAACACGCTTTTGGTGGGATATCTGAATGAAAACTTCAATATTACAATTGGCTTTGGTCAGTGGATGCTGGTGGGAATGCCCCTGGCAATCGTCTTCATGTTCTTGGCCTGGCTGGTCCTGACAAAAGTGCTGTTCCGACCGGAGATTAAAGAGATTCCCGGGGGGCGCCAGCTAATCAATCAAGAACTGGCCGACCTGGGTCCTGCCTCCAAAGGTGAGCTGCGAGTCCTCCTCATTTTTGTCCTCGCTGCCGTCCTGTGGATCGGGGTTCCAATCGTTTTTGAGAAGCCGCCGATCTCAGACGCGGGGATCGCGATGCTGATTGCGCTGCTGCTGTTTGTGCTTCCGGGCGGATCGGCCCGCGGGGTGCGACTGCTGGATTGGGCTAGCGCCGTTCAGCTTCCGTGGGGCGTGCTGCTGCTCTTCGGTGGGGGCCTGGCCCTGTCCGCCCAGTTCAGTTCCTCGGGCCTGACCGAGTGGATTGGCACCTATGCCACCGGACTGGCTGGCCTACCCATGTGGCTGATTGTCGGCATCGTGGCGCTGGTGATTCTGGGGCTGACGGAACTGACCTCGAACACGGCCACCGCCGCCACCTTCCTGCCGGTGGCAGGTGGAATTGCCCTGGGGATCGGCGCGGACCCGCTGCTGCTGACCATCCCGGTCGCACTGGCCGCCACCTGCGCCTTTATGCTCCCGGTGGCCACCCCGCCCAACGCGGTTGCGTTCGGCTCCGGCTACGTCACCATTGGCGAGATGGTCAAAGGCGGGTTCTATCTGAACCTGGTCGCCATCGTGCTGGTCACCCTGACCAGCCTGACCCTGGCCGTGTGGGTGTTCGGCATCGTGTACTAGCCGAACTCCACCCACCCAAACCCGCGCGGGGGCAGCTGCGCTTGCCAGCGTCCCCGCGCGTGTTCCACCACCGCGTTCCCCGCCACCCACCGGGCCGAGGCGGCCGGCTCCACCTCGGCCATCTCCAAGGACACCACCTTGGGTTCGGTGGAAAAGTTGAACACGCACAGGACGGGGGCATTGTCCCCCAGTGCGCGCCAGGTGCCGCGGCGCCAGTAGGCGAACACGGCCGGGTCATCGGTTTGGATGATGTCAAACAGGCCGTCCTGCAGGGTCCGGACCGCCTTTCTGGCCGCCAGCAGGGCTCGGACCCAGTTCAGCCACGAGTCCGGGTCGCCCTCCTGCGTGGCCACGTTGACCTCCTGTGAGGAGTATCCCTCCCGGCTCACCAGAGGCAGATAGAAGCGCTCAATTGGGGCTTCAGAGAACCCGGCTCCCTCCGTGTCATCCCACTGCATCGGGGTGCGAACCCCATCCCGGTCATACAGCTCGATCGTGTCGCCCATCCCAATCTCATCCCCGTAGTAGAGGAAGGGAGCCCCCGGCAGGGACAGTAGCAGGGCGTGAACCAGCTCCAGCGTCGGGCGATCAGCGTCCAGGAGCGGGGAGAGGCGCCGGCGGATCCCCACGTTGGCACGCATGCGCGGCTCGGGGGCGTACCACTTGTACATCTGCCACCGCTCCTCGTCGCTGACCATCTCCAAGGTGAGCTCGTCATGGTTGCGCAGGAACAGCCCCCACAGGCCCCCGGCAGGTGGCACCGGGGTGTGCTGCCAGGCAGAGAGCAACCCAGATGTCTCCTCGGACTTGACCGCCTTGAAGATCTGCGGCATCAGCGGGAAATGGAAACACATGTGACATTCGGGGGCATCGGGGGTGCCGAAGTACTCCACCACCTGACCGGGAGGCTGGTTCGCCTCGGCCACCAGCACGATCCCGGGAAACTCCTGATCCAGGACGCGGCGCACCTCCGCGATGAAATGGTGGGTCGCCGGCAGGTTCTCCCCGTTGGTCCCTTCCGCCTCGTACAGGTAGGGAATGGCATCCAAGCGGAGCCCGTCAATGCCGCGGGCACACCAGAACCGGACGACCGACAGCATCTCCTCGCGCACGGCCGGGTTCTCAAAGTTCAGGTCCGGCTGGTGTGAGAAGAAGCGGTGCCAGTAGTACTGTCCTCGCACCTCATCCCAAGCCCAGTTAGATTCCTCCGTGTCCACGAAAATGACCCGCACGTCGGGGTAATCCTGGTCGGTGTCACGCCAGACATAGTAGTCGCCGTAGGGCCCATCGGGGTCCGTGCGGGAAGCCTCAAACCACGGGTGGGCCGAGGAAGTGTGGTTCATGACCAGGTCGATGACCACTTTGATCCCCTGCCGGTGGGCCTCCTCGACAAACCGATCGAAGTCACCGAGCGTGCCGTACTGGGGAGCCACATCCAGATAGTCCGCGACGTCGTAACCGCCATCCCCCAGCGGCGACGGGTAGAACGGCGGCACCCAGACCGCATCGATTCCGAGCCAAGAGAGGTAGTCGAGCTTGTTGGTCAGGCCAACGAAATCGCCGATCCCGTCCTTGTTTCCGTCGGCAAACGAAGGCAGCACCACCTGGTAAAAGACGGCATCTCGGTACCATTCCAGGTCCGAGCGGGCTTCCGCGGCCAGTTCGGCGGCGTCCTCGGGCAGCGGGGCCACCGGGAGCGAGTCGGTCATCAGGGTTCCTTTGACGAGGTGGAGAGGGGGTCTGGGGGTTGGCCCGGCCGGTTCAGTTGAACCGGTCAGGGTGGGGCCCGGTCCGATAGTCGCGCTCCAGAGAATCAATCTGCTTCAGGTCGGCATCGGTCAGCTCAAAGTCGAACACGTCGATATTCTCGGCGATTCGCGACGGGGTGACGGACTTCGGAATCACGATTCGTCCCGCCTGGAGGTGCCAGCGCAGGACAATTTGCGCGGGAGATTTGCCGTGCCGGGCCGCCAAATCCAAGATGATCGGCTCGGCCAGCACTTCGCCTTTCGCCAGCGGACTCCACGCTTCGGTGGCAATCCCGTGCTTCACGTTGGCGGCAATGGCCTCCCGGTTCTGCAGGGCGGGATGGATCTCTATTTGGTTCACGGCCGGCACCACATTCGAGCCGGCAATCAGCCGGTCCAGGTGGGCGGGCTGGAAGTTGGAGACCCCGATCGCCCGCACCCGCTTTTGGGCGTACAACTCTTCCAGGGCGCGCCAAGTCTGCTCATACAGCCCGCGCTCGGGGGTGGGCCAGTGGATCAGGTACAGGTCCAGGTAGTCCAGACCGAGCTTTTCCATCGTCAGGTCGAAAGCTTTGAAAGCCGATTCGTATCCCTGATCGTCGTTCCACAGTTTTGAGGTGATGAACAGGTCCTCGCGCGGGACCTCTGTTTGGGCCAGGGCTCGACCCACCCCCGCCTCGTTTCCGTAGACGGCGGCGGTGTCAATCGAACGGTAGCCGGCCCCAATGGCCTCCAGCACCACCGACGTGGTGACGTCATCGGGCACCTTGAACACCCCGAAACCCAGCTGGGGAATTTCGACACCGTTGTTGAGCTTTACCGTGGGAACCGTGTGATCGGCCATTGTGTTCTCCCTCCTTGGATCTGTCTCAGCCCGGTCAACGAACCGGACTGCTACCGCTCCAGCCTATCCGGAGTGGTCCGCATATTCGCGGCGCTGGGAGTCGAGCTCGACCAGCTCGGCAAAAATCTCCTCGTAGTCGGGGTCTGAGGGGTCGAGCCGGCCCAGCCGAAGACGCAGAGCCGCCACCCGCCGCGTCAACTCCAGGCGGACCAAAGCCCGCATCAGCCCGACCGCGTAGTCCCGCACCGACGAGGCGTCGTCCTGGGCCAGTGGGGCGACCGCCAGCTGGCGAATCACCTCGGAAACCTGCGGGCCGGCCCCACTGCGGATCTCCTCAATCCAGCGCCGGGTCGCCAGGGAAACTGACTGTTCCCCCATCCCGACTTCCTGTTCGGCCGCAGCCAGGAAATCCAGGTACCGGTCCAGTCCCCCGGCCGCCAGAATCGCCTCGTGCACCGCCCGGTGAATGGGCAGGGAAAAGCTTTCCGGGCTGAGCAGCTCAAAGCCCATCCCCACTACGTCCAGGGGCCGCTGCAGCAGGGCTTCCAGCGCCTGGCGCTCCATCCGAACCACCGGGTCGTTGGAAGGCACCGCCGGACTGGCGATCCCAGCTGCCGGGCGGGGCCGACCGACGTTCCGGATCGCCCCGGAAACGCGGGACATTTCCACCCCCACCCAGCCCGCAAACTGGCGCACGTACTCTTGGCGCAAAGCAATATCTTTGATTCCGGCCAGCACTGGGGCGCCCGCCCGGACGGCAGCGACCCGGCCCTCAGCCGTGTCAAGGTCCAGTTGGGCCAGGACGGAACGCAGCACGAACTCAAACAGGGGAACGCGCGACTCGATCAGCTGGCGGACCGCCTCATCCCCGCGGCGCTGGCGCAGGTCGCACGGATCCCACCCGTGGGGCTCAATCGCGACAAATGTCTGGGCGGCAAACTTCTGGTCCTCCACGTAGACCTTCCGCGCCGCGGCCTTTCCCGCCTCGTCCCCGTCGAAGGTGAAGATGATTTCCCCGCCGCGGGCCCGGCCGGAGGTGAGGACCACGCCCGCAGCCGGGTCCGCCTCATCACCCAGCAGGCGCCGGACCAACTGCACGTGGTCGGAGCCAAATGCGGTGCCGCAGGTGGCCACCGCGACCGTCTCCCCGGCCAGGTGGGCGGCCATCACATCGGTGTAGCCTTCCACTACCACGATCCGGCGTTGACGAACAATGTCCTGCTTGGCCAGGTCCAGGCCGTACAGCACGTGAGATTTGCGGTAGATCGGCGTTTCCGGGGTGTTCAAATACTTGGGCGAGTCGGGCTCCTCGTCGAGTTTGCGCGCCCCAAAACCGATGGTGGCCCCGGTCAGGTCGCGGATCGGCCACATCAGCCGATTGCGGAACCGGTCGTACAGTCCCCGGTTCCCCTGCACGGCCAACCCGGCGGTGATCAGCTCCTGGTCGGTGAAACCGCGCCCGCGCAGGTGGCGGGTGAGCCCGTCCCACGAGGCCGGCGAATAGCCGACCCCGAACCGGTCAGCCGCCGCCTGGTCGAAGCCGCGCTCCGCCAAGAACTGGCGTCCAACGGCCGCCCCCGGAGTCTGCAGCTGCTCGCGGTAGAAGTCCTCCGCATTGCGGTGAGCTTCCAGCAGCCGCTGGCGCCGGCCCGGCTCCTCTGTCCGCCGGCGGTTGCCCCCACCCTCGTAGCGCAGGGTGACCCCGACTTTTTCGGCCAGGAACTCGACTGCTTCGGCAAAGTCCAAATGGTTGATCCGCTGCACGAACGCGATGGCGTCGCCGCCCT
Proteins encoded:
- a CDS encoding transcriptional regulator, with amino-acid sequence MSVHYLALRDVAERIGITEGTARGYSGRGILPEPDALTGSGPRAVRGWLPETIDTWQAQRPGRGARTDRAQP
- a CDS encoding DASS family sodium-coupled anion symporter; the protein is MRNIPKMEESEPAELYTLEEPVAESTEINQQSPGERAPADTPTVNLRRWGGLAGGLILAIAMYLVLPDSLAQPGKVTAAIAVLMGIWWMTEALPIPATALVPLVAFPVFADVPIKDVGASYGNDVIFLFMGGFMLALAMQRWNLHRRIALLTLKVMGPRPGAMIGGFMIATGFLSMWVSNTATAVMMLPIGMSVLLLVAKVMPGVGHSTVTETGETVLKSKFATALMLGIAYSASIGSLGTIIGTPPNTLLVGYLNENFNITIGFGQWMLVGMPLAIVFMFLAWLVLTKVLFRPEIKEIPGGRQLINQELADLGPASKGELRVLLIFVLAAVLWIGVPIVFEKPPISDAGIAMLIALLLFVLPGGSARGVRLLDWASAVQLPWGVLLLFGGGLALSAQFSSSGLTEWIGTYATGLAGLPMWLIVGIVALVILGLTELTSNTATAATFLPVAGGIALGIGADPLLLTIPVALAATCAFMLPVATPPNAVAFGSGYVTIGEMVKGGFYLNLVAIVLVTLTSLTLAVWVFGIVY
- the treS gene encoding maltose alpha-D-glucosyltransferase, whose translation is MTDSLPVAPLPEDAAELAAEARSDLEWYRDAVFYQVVLPSFADGNKDGIGDFVGLTNKLDYLSWLGIDAVWVPPFYPSPLGDGGYDVADYLDVAPQYGTLGDFDRFVEEAHRQGIKVVIDLVMNHTSSAHPWFEASRTDPDGPYGDYYVWRDTDQDYPDVRVIFVDTEESNWAWDEVRGQYYWHRFFSHQPDLNFENPAVREEMLSVVRFWCARGIDGLRLDAIPYLYEAEGTNGENLPATHHFIAEVRRVLDQEFPGIVLVAEANQPPGQVVEYFGTPDAPECHMCFHFPLMPQIFKAVKSEETSGLLSAWQHTPVPPAGGLWGLFLRNHDELTLEMVSDEERWQMYKWYAPEPRMRANVGIRRRLSPLLDADRPTLELVHALLLSLPGAPFLYYGDEIGMGDTIELYDRDGVRTPMQWDDTEGAGFSEAPIERFYLPLVSREGYSSQEVNVATQEGDPDSWLNWVRALLAARKAVRTLQDGLFDIIQTDDPAVFAYWRRGTWRALGDNAPVLCVFNFSTEPKVVSLEMAEVEPAASARWVAGNAVVEHARGRWQAQLPPRGFGWVEFG
- a CDS encoding aldo/keto reductase: MADHTVPTVKLNNGVEIPQLGFGVFKVPDDVTTSVVLEAIGAGYRSIDTAAVYGNEAGVGRALAQTEVPREDLFITSKLWNDDQGYESAFKAFDLTMEKLGLDYLDLYLIHWPTPERGLYEQTWRALEELYAQKRVRAIGVSNFQPAHLDRLIAGSNVVPAVNQIEIHPALQNREAIAANVKHGIATEAWSPLAKGEVLAEPIILDLAARHGKSPAQIVLRWHLQAGRIVIPKSVTPSRIAENIDVFDFELTDADLKQIDSLERDYRTGPHPDRFN
- the dnaG gene encoding DNA primase — protein: MAGLIRREDIEEVRNRTRIEEVVGEQVTLRPAGVGSLKGLCPFHEERTPSFHVRPQLGLWHCFGCGEGGDAIAFVQRINHLDFAEAVEFLAEKVGVTLRYEGGGNRRRTEEPGRRQRLLEAHRNAEDFYREQLQTPGAAVGRQFLAERGFDQAAADRFGVGYSPASWDGLTRHLRGRGFTDQELITAGLAVQGNRGLYDRFRNRLMWPIRDLTGATIGFGARKLDEEPDSPKYLNTPETPIYRKSHVLYGLDLAKQDIVRQRRIVVVEGYTDVMAAHLAGETVAVATCGTAFGSDHVQLVRRLLGDEADPAAGVVLTSGRARGGEIIFTFDGDEAGKAAARKVYVEDQKFAAQTFVAIEPHGWDPCDLRQRRGDEAVRQLIESRVPLFEFVLRSVLAQLDLDTAEGRVAAVRAGAPVLAGIKDIALRQEYVRQFAGWVGVEMSRVSGAIRNVGRPRPAAGIASPAVPSNDPVVRMERQALEALLQRPLDVVGMGFELLSPESFSLPIHRAVHEAILAAGGLDRYLDFLAAAEQEVGMGEQSVSLATRRWIEEIRSGAGPQVSEVIRQLAVAPLAQDDASSVRDYAVGLMRALVRLELTRRVAALRLRLGRLDPSDPDYEEIFAELVELDSQRREYADHSG